A region from the Pararge aegeria chromosome Z, ilParAegt1.1, whole genome shotgun sequence genome encodes:
- the LOC120636552 gene encoding uncharacterized protein LOC120636552, translated as MCDKGFMKAKSDNIPDVDIFMITNFLKNDVRFNSAEVRGAKASRASRESYGDKAIGYVQLSRKKNICIVKGRVCPEHRVWSKAYSVTLTIDEKSRKIQDVQCHDCAASAGNLYSY; from the exons ATGTGTGATAAAGGATTTATGAAGGCAAAGTCTGATAATATTCCTGatgttgatatttttatgataaccaattttttaaaaaatgacGTTCGGTTTAATTCTGCTGAAGTTCGAGGTGCCAAGGCATCAAG AGCATCGCGTGAGAGTTATGGCGACAAAGCTATAGGTTATGTTCAACTaagtcgtaaaaaaaatatttgtattgtaaAAGGACGGGTCTGCCCAGAACACCGAGTTTGGAGTAAAGCTTATTCAGTTACTTTAACTATTGATGAAAAGTCAAGAAAAATTCAGGATGTTCAGTGCCATGACTGTGCAGCTTCCGCGGGTAATTTATACTCCTATTAA
- the LOC120636212 gene encoding vesicle-associated membrane protein-associated protein A-like isoform X4 yields MPNQVLIIEPQNELKFKVDYAGIFELSHTTYMQLTNPSEHTVLFKIKTTAPKKYCVRPNSGVLSPNSKVDIAITPQPVHVDNTEKHKHKFMVQSVIAPEGKTNIDQVWKEISPDQLMDYKLKCVFESPRGANQNDSGDTAAPTEIIKKRAPAEDAKLLTKDAEGPIQNEVKRKDDDHTPVSPNAKTEELLRVHQGGESRMPRGHSYGPEKTEQVALMPWIATAIGMALLGIIIGKFLM; encoded by the exons atgccTAACCAAGTGTTAATTATAGAGCCACAAAATGAACTCAAGTTCAAAG ttgattATGCAGGAATCTTCGAGCTGAGTCATACGACATACATGCAGTTGACAAACCCATCTGAACATACGGTTTTGTTTAAAATCAAGACAACAGCGCCTAAGAAGTATTGTGTTCGCCCTAATTCTGGAGTGCTGAGTCCTAATTCTAAAGTTGACATAGCCA TTACACCCCAGCCGGTTCATGTTGATAACACTGAGAAACATAAACACAAGTTTATGGTGCAAAGTGTGATTGCTCCAGAAGGAAAGACGAACATAGATCAAGTG tggAAGGAAATAAGTCCTGATCAACTGATGGATTACAAACTGAAGTGCGTTTTTGAGTCGCCGCGAGGTGCCAATCAGAAT GATTCTGGTGACACTGCGGCGCCAACCGAAATCATCAAGAAGAGGGCGCCAGCGGAAGATGCTAAGCTATTAACAAAG GATGCCGAAGGTCCCATCCAGAATGAAGTTAAGAGGAAGGATGATGACCACACGCCGGTATCTCCTAATGCAAAGACG GAGGAGTTGCTCCGCGTCCACCAGGGGGGTGAGTCTCGCATGCCGCGCGGCCACTCGTACGGGCCGGAGAAGACTGAGCAGGTGGCGTTGATGCCGTGGATCGCCACCGCGATCGGCATGGCTCTGCTGGGAATTATCATCGGCAAGTTCCTCATGTGA
- the LOC120636212 gene encoding vesicle-associated membrane protein-associated protein A-like isoform X1, with protein MPNQVLIIEPQNELKFKVDYAGIFELSHTTYMQLTNPSEHTVLFKIKTTAPKKYCVRPNSGVLSPNSKVDIAITPQPVHVDNTEKHKHKFMVQSVIAPEGKTNIDQVWKEISPDQLMDYKLKCVFESPRGANQNDSGDTAAPTEIIKKRAPAEDAKLLTKDAEGPIQNEVKRKDDDHTPVSPNAKTTSFPKSENLESDLQKATNEVIHLREEESKLRHENLRLKEELLRVHQGGESRMPRGHSYGPEKTEQVALMPWIATAIGMALLGIIIGKFLM; from the exons atgccTAACCAAGTGTTAATTATAGAGCCACAAAATGAACTCAAGTTCAAAG ttgattATGCAGGAATCTTCGAGCTGAGTCATACGACATACATGCAGTTGACAAACCCATCTGAACATACGGTTTTGTTTAAAATCAAGACAACAGCGCCTAAGAAGTATTGTGTTCGCCCTAATTCTGGAGTGCTGAGTCCTAATTCTAAAGTTGACATAGCCA TTACACCCCAGCCGGTTCATGTTGATAACACTGAGAAACATAAACACAAGTTTATGGTGCAAAGTGTGATTGCTCCAGAAGGAAAGACGAACATAGATCAAGTG tggAAGGAAATAAGTCCTGATCAACTGATGGATTACAAACTGAAGTGCGTTTTTGAGTCGCCGCGAGGTGCCAATCAGAAT GATTCTGGTGACACTGCGGCGCCAACCGAAATCATCAAGAAGAGGGCGCCAGCGGAAGATGCTAAGCTATTAACAAAG GATGCCGAAGGTCCCATCCAGAATGAAGTTAAGAGGAAGGATGATGACCACACGCCGGTATCTCCTAATGCAAAGACG aCTTCTTTCCCAAAATCTGAAAATCTCGAAAGCGATTTGCAAAAGGCGACGAACGAAGTCATTCATTTGAGAGAGGAGGAAAGCAAATTAAGACATGAAAATCTGCGATTAAAA GAGGAGTTGCTCCGCGTCCACCAGGGGGGTGAGTCTCGCATGCCGCGCGGCCACTCGTACGGGCCGGAGAAGACTGAGCAGGTGGCGTTGATGCCGTGGATCGCCACCGCGATCGGCATGGCTCTGCTGGGAATTATCATCGGCAAGTTCCTCATGTGA
- the LOC120636212 gene encoding vesicle-associated membrane protein-associated protein A-like isoform X2 — protein MPNQVLIIEPQNELKFKGIFELSHTTYMQLTNPSEHTVLFKIKTTAPKKYCVRPNSGVLSPNSKVDIAITPQPVHVDNTEKHKHKFMVQSVIAPEGKTNIDQVWKEISPDQLMDYKLKCVFESPRGANQNDSGDTAAPTEIIKKRAPAEDAKLLTKDAEGPIQNEVKRKDDDHTPVSPNAKTTSFPKSENLESDLQKATNEVIHLREEESKLRHENLRLKEELLRVHQGGESRMPRGHSYGPEKTEQVALMPWIATAIGMALLGIIIGKFLM, from the exons atgccTAACCAAGTGTTAATTATAGAGCCACAAAATGAACTCAAGTTCAAAG GAATCTTCGAGCTGAGTCATACGACATACATGCAGTTGACAAACCCATCTGAACATACGGTTTTGTTTAAAATCAAGACAACAGCGCCTAAGAAGTATTGTGTTCGCCCTAATTCTGGAGTGCTGAGTCCTAATTCTAAAGTTGACATAGCCA TTACACCCCAGCCGGTTCATGTTGATAACACTGAGAAACATAAACACAAGTTTATGGTGCAAAGTGTGATTGCTCCAGAAGGAAAGACGAACATAGATCAAGTG tggAAGGAAATAAGTCCTGATCAACTGATGGATTACAAACTGAAGTGCGTTTTTGAGTCGCCGCGAGGTGCCAATCAGAAT GATTCTGGTGACACTGCGGCGCCAACCGAAATCATCAAGAAGAGGGCGCCAGCGGAAGATGCTAAGCTATTAACAAAG GATGCCGAAGGTCCCATCCAGAATGAAGTTAAGAGGAAGGATGATGACCACACGCCGGTATCTCCTAATGCAAAGACG aCTTCTTTCCCAAAATCTGAAAATCTCGAAAGCGATTTGCAAAAGGCGACGAACGAAGTCATTCATTTGAGAGAGGAGGAAAGCAAATTAAGACATGAAAATCTGCGATTAAAA GAGGAGTTGCTCCGCGTCCACCAGGGGGGTGAGTCTCGCATGCCGCGCGGCCACTCGTACGGGCCGGAGAAGACTGAGCAGGTGGCGTTGATGCCGTGGATCGCCACCGCGATCGGCATGGCTCTGCTGGGAATTATCATCGGCAAGTTCCTCATGTGA
- the LOC120636212 gene encoding vesicle-associated membrane protein-associated protein A-like isoform X3, with product MPNQVLIIEPQNELKFKVDYAGIFELSHTTYMQLTNPSEHTVLFKIKTTAPKKYCVRPNSGVLSPNSKVDIAITPQPVHVDNTEKHKHKFMVQSVIAPEGKTNIDQVWKEISPDQLMDYKLKCVFESPRGANQNDSGDTAAPTEIIKKRAPAEDAKLLTKTSFPKSENLESDLQKATNEVIHLREEESKLRHENLRLKEELLRVHQGGESRMPRGHSYGPEKTEQVALMPWIATAIGMALLGIIIGKFLM from the exons atgccTAACCAAGTGTTAATTATAGAGCCACAAAATGAACTCAAGTTCAAAG ttgattATGCAGGAATCTTCGAGCTGAGTCATACGACATACATGCAGTTGACAAACCCATCTGAACATACGGTTTTGTTTAAAATCAAGACAACAGCGCCTAAGAAGTATTGTGTTCGCCCTAATTCTGGAGTGCTGAGTCCTAATTCTAAAGTTGACATAGCCA TTACACCCCAGCCGGTTCATGTTGATAACACTGAGAAACATAAACACAAGTTTATGGTGCAAAGTGTGATTGCTCCAGAAGGAAAGACGAACATAGATCAAGTG tggAAGGAAATAAGTCCTGATCAACTGATGGATTACAAACTGAAGTGCGTTTTTGAGTCGCCGCGAGGTGCCAATCAGAAT GATTCTGGTGACACTGCGGCGCCAACCGAAATCATCAAGAAGAGGGCGCCAGCGGAAGATGCTAAGCTATTAACAAAG aCTTCTTTCCCAAAATCTGAAAATCTCGAAAGCGATTTGCAAAAGGCGACGAACGAAGTCATTCATTTGAGAGAGGAGGAAAGCAAATTAAGACATGAAAATCTGCGATTAAAA GAGGAGTTGCTCCGCGTCCACCAGGGGGGTGAGTCTCGCATGCCGCGCGGCCACTCGTACGGGCCGGAGAAGACTGAGCAGGTGGCGTTGATGCCGTGGATCGCCACCGCGATCGGCATGGCTCTGCTGGGAATTATCATCGGCAAGTTCCTCATGTGA